The genomic window GAGAAGCGCCTTGTTGGCGGTCACCACCGGCTTACCGAGACGGATCGCCTCCAGAACATAGTCCTTCGCTGCGCCGGTCCCGCCGACGAGTTCCACCACGATCCGCACATCGGGGTTCCGCACGACCTGGAATCCGTCGGAGGTAAGAACCCCTTCCGGAAGCTTGACGCCCCGGTCGCGGGCCGTGTCGATGTCGGCGATCCCGCAGATCCGCAGAGGTACCCCGACGCGGCGGCGCAGCAGCTCGGCGTTCTCAAGCAAAAGCTTCGCGGTCCCCGTCCCCACCGTGCCGAAGCCGACGATGCCGACTCCTATTTCCTTCAGGCTTTCGCTCATCGTATCCTTGCCTTGACGTGGGCGGGGGACTGCAGGAGCGTCTTCACGCCCCGGATGGCCTGCCGGATCCGGTGCTCGTTCTCCACCAGCGCAAACCTCACGTACCCCTCGCCGTGCTCCCCGAACCCG from Deltaproteobacteria bacterium includes these protein-coding regions:
- a CDS encoding homoserine dehydrogenase, whose product is MSESLKEIGVGIVGFGTVGTGTAKLLLENAELLRRRVGVPLRICGIADIDTARDRGVKLPEGVLTSDGFQVVRNPDVRIVVELVGGTGAAKDYVLEAIRLGKPVVTANKALL